In one window of Anaerotignum faecicola DNA:
- a CDS encoding MATE family efflux transporter, whose protein sequence is MCETAKENKMGTMPVGKLLVNISLPIIISMLVQALYNIVDSYFVAKLSETALTAVSLAFPVQNIMISIAVGTGVGMNAFLSKSLGEKNENLVHNVANNGMFLFLLSYVVMAVIGFLFSGTYFSIQTDINEVIKSGTVYTQICTIFSIGVFTQIAFERYLQATGKTVYSMITQLSGAIINIILDPILIFGLYGFPAMGVAGAAVATVIGQICSTVAGFFLNHFFNHEIKLSFKGFRPDFSIIKRIYSVGFPSILMRSVTSVMSFGMNGILLGFSSTAAAVLGIYMKLESFVLMPVYGLNNGMVPILAYNYGAKNKDRIIKTIKLSLVGAVCIMLFGFALMQLFSQEILLIFNASENMLSIGTVALKIISFQFLLSAFSIVFNAVFQAFGKGFYSLTVSLIRQLIVLLPVAFIISKFGKLDLVWLAFPIAEVVSLVTAVFFMKKVYNKNIKPIEK, encoded by the coding sequence ATGTGCGAAACAGCAAAAGAAAATAAAATGGGCACTATGCCTGTCGGAAAACTTTTAGTTAATATATCGCTGCCAATAATTATATCAATGCTCGTACAGGCGCTGTATAATATCGTTGACAGCTATTTTGTTGCAAAACTTAGCGAAACCGCATTAACGGCGGTTTCATTGGCATTTCCTGTACAAAATATCATGATATCAATAGCAGTCGGCACAGGAGTTGGAATGAATGCCTTTCTTTCTAAAAGCCTTGGCGAAAAAAATGAAAACCTTGTTCATAACGTTGCAAATAACGGTATGTTCCTGTTCTTATTAAGCTATGTAGTAATGGCGGTTATAGGATTTTTATTTTCAGGAACATATTTTTCAATACAGACAGATATAAACGAAGTTATTAAAAGCGGAACAGTATATACCCAAATATGTACAATTTTTTCTATCGGTGTATTTACACAAATAGCTTTTGAACGATACCTTCAGGCAACCGGAAAAACCGTCTATTCTATGATAACGCAGCTTTCGGGAGCTATAATAAATATTATTCTTGATCCGATTCTTATATTCGGATTGTATGGATTTCCTGCAATGGGAGTTGCCGGAGCGGCGGTTGCAACCGTCATTGGCCAAATCTGTTCGACAGTTGCCGGTTTCTTTTTAAACCATTTTTTCAATCATGAAATTAAACTTTCGTTTAAAGGGTTCAGGCCTGATTTTTCAATAATCAAGCGCATTTATTCAGTCGGGTTTCCTTCCATACTTATGCGTTCGGTTACGTCTGTAATGTCATTTGGAATGAACGGCATACTCCTCGGTTTCTCTTCAACCGCTGCGGCCGTTTTAGGCATATATATGAAGCTCGAAAGTTTCGTACTAATGCCTGTTTATGGATTAAATAACGGCATGGTTCCGATATTGGCATATAATTACGGCGCAAAAAACAAAGACAGGATTATCAAAACAATTAAGTTAAGTCTTGTTGGAGCAGTATGTATAATGCTGTTTGGGTTTGCCCTAATGCAGCTTTTTTCACAGGAAATACTTTTAATTTTCAACGCTTCGGAAAATATGTTAAGCATCGGGACGGTAGCCTTAAAAATAATCAGTTTCCAATTCCTGCTATCAGCGTTTTCTATAGTTTTCAATGCTGTTTTTCAGGCTTTTGGAAAAGGATTTTACAGCCTTACTGTAAGCCTTATACGTCAGCTGATTGTACTTCTTCCGGTAGCTTTTATTATTTCAAAGTTCGGAAAATTAGATCTTGTTTGGCTTGCGTTCCCGATAGCTGAGGTAGTATCGCTTGTAACTGCTGTTTTCTTTATGAAAAAAGTTTATAATAAAAATATTAAGCCTATAGAAAAATAA
- a CDS encoding GDSL-type esterase/lipase family protein produces MQTYHFPVFMIILKGFDNMKVVLFGDSLTFGYGVWPKDNIEHLLKNCYKDTEFINSGVNGDTTREAAERFENDVLKFNPDIVTFLFGSNDSAMGEGAYRTLYEYRLNLQAMVEEIRLKNKDCKIIMITPPPVDDTVFMPWTYNDRLAPYCSTVREISYEYNTYLADFNKHLSGIEDLTLYLQEDGCHLSEKGYVEFFNCLKGVLDTINI; encoded by the coding sequence GTGCAGACATATCATTTCCCGGTTTTTATGATTATATTGAAAGGCTTTGATAATATGAAAGTTGTTTTGTTTGGCGACAGCCTGACTTTCGGATACGGAGTATGGCCAAAAGATAATATTGAACATCTTCTTAAAAACTGCTATAAAGATACGGAATTTATTAACAGCGGTGTAAACGGCGATACAACGCGCGAAGCCGCTGAAAGATTTGAAAATGACGTTTTAAAATTCAACCCCGACATCGTTACTTTTTTATTCGGTTCAAATGACAGCGCAATGGGAGAAGGCGCTTACAGGACGCTTTATGAGTACAGACTGAATTTGCAAGCAATGGTTGAAGAAATACGGTTAAAGAATAAAGACTGCAAAATAATCATGATCACCCCTCCTCCCGTCGACGATACGGTTTTCATGCCTTGGACATACAATGACAGGCTTGCCCCATATTGCAGTACAGTGAGGGAAATTTCTTATGAATACAATACATATCTTGCGGATTTTAATAAACATTTAAGCGGTATTGAAGATCTAACATTATATCTGCAGGAAGATGGTTGTCATCTGTCGGAAAAGGGATATGTTGAATTTTTTAATTGCCTGAAAGGCGTTTTGGATACAATTAATATTTGA